The region TTCTGTAATCTTGCCAACAATACTGCATTAACAACAATACTGTTTGTTTGTGGAATAGCTATTAAATCATCTTGACTATATTTCTGAGAACCTCCTTCCAATTCAATTTCCCCAATAAAGACATCTTTAGGGTCATCTAAATTCCAATATGGCGCATAGCTAGCAGTTCCGGTTGTGTTTGGATTTCCCGGATCATCTTTTTTATATGTTACATTAACATTTACAGCAGTTGAAGTTAGGTCGTTATACATGTTTGTCTCTTTTGATTGTATTAGTTGCAAAGACCTGTTATACATCCTATTAATGCTATCTTCTGAAACAGGAACGTTGGATGCAACCGTTACATTAAAGATTTTATTGTCATATACGGGCGGTGGATCGGTGTGTTTCACATATGGAATTATGGAAATTGAAGGGTCTTCCGGTGTTTTTGCAACTTCTATCTCACTTAATCCATCAAATATTTCCAATTCAAATTCTGTAGCCTGAAAGGTTTGATCACCTATTTGCCATGTGGCATTTTCAATATCAGACCATGTTTCATCTGCATTCATTTCCTGTAAAGTCAAAAGCAAGGTTTCTCCCGGATTTAATTCAGCTTCTCCATTTTCTTCATCTCCAATAAAACTATTTTCCAAATAGTATTTTTCAGGGTAATCTGCTCTTTTGCAGAGGATTCTGAGATTGCTTGGTTCACCATAACTTATGGTTCCTATACTGATAGTCTTTTGAGAAAATGCAAGCAATAAATCAATTGTGAAATTTTCATCATTAGTGTTTAGATAATTAATTAATTCGTTCTTTCTAAACACGTCTTCACTAATTTTATAACGAGCATTTCCTGTATATTTTAATATTGTTCCATCTGTTTTTTTCAAATAATAATTGACATAATCGCTTAAGAATTGATATGATTCATTAAGGTACTGATCTGATGTCCATTTTTGAAAAACAGCTGTAGAAGTCTCTGGCCACTGATTTTTAACCATATTAATGGTTTGTTCATCTAAATCATCTCCTTTGGTAATATAATAACAAGTATTATCTATTAAGAATACACAGAAATAATCCTCATTCTCATATAACCCCTCTTCCACATCCTCAAAGATGTGCCATCCACCTTCGGGGTTGTGGATCAGGTCCCATTGGTATTTCCAAAGTTCGGTGCCGGTTGAATAATCCATAAGATTATCTGTTTCTCCCTGAGGCAAAGTAAAGGAATTTTCTTCGGAAAACGTGTGGCGTAAATTAAAAACTCCGTGGCCAAGTTCATGCGCTACATCGCGGGTGGTGGCATCGGCGGTTACGAAGCCGTAGCGCGATTTAATGGGCATATACCCACGTACGTCGCCGCCTTCGGTGATGCCGGGGATTACGAACAGGTAGGCCTGGCCCTGTTGCACGGGGTCGTACTGCATGCTGGCCAAATAGGATCGCCACACGTCGCGCATCTCATTGCTGTAATCGGTGGTGGGGCGCTCTACAAGTCCATCGCCATTGGTGTCCCACTGGTTAAAATCGAGCGCGGGCAGGTACTCTACGTCCCAACTGACCACGGCCTATTTCCCCTGCTCCACCCCCATAATCAATTCAACGCGTTTTTTGTCTTGGGGAGGTACGATTATTTCATTATTGGTTAATTTCTTTCGATCAAGTGAGTTTTCATACCAGTTAAATTGCATAAAAAATTCTTGTAAATCCTCACTTTCAAAACCATAGCCCAGCCTGGCAAAGAAAGCATTCCGTAGTAGCCTGAGCTTCTTTGATGATAATTTTGATAGCTCTTCTTTTGTTGCATTATACATCAATTCATCGGTAATGAATGTGCCGAAAAATGGTTTGGGGGAGCGGGGAAAATTATGATCCCGGAGTTCTTTCAACGGAACATCCAGGTTAACCTTCTTTGGCAGATCTTCAAATGCTTCATACCCACGATAAATGGTTCTCCCATCTTTCTTATAAAATGCTCGCAAAACACGATATTTCTTGGTGTAGGTTTTGGGTATGTCTTTTATGTACCGATATTGACCTAATGCCAAAAAAGGCGTTTCATGCTTATAGGAATACATGCTTGCCCCAGCCGAAGATGAATATTTCCATTTTTCATATGGGTATGGTGGGACGTAAATGCTATCAATATCTTTTAAAAACTCATATGACTTTGAGTTCATATCATATAAGATAAAATCTACATTATTCCTGTCCGGGTTAAATATACTGGCAAATAAATATTTCTCATTTGGGAACACATAGCAATCATAGTATGTTTGCCGAAAAACCAGTTCTGTTTCATTCCATTTTCTCAGTGGAACCCGATAAAGATTATATTTTTTATCATAATCGAAGGCTTCAAAATACTGATGAAAATATAAGTGCTCATTAATTATTTGTAAGTACTTTCCCCGTATACCTATATTTTCTAGCTCAGGGTTCTTTTTTGTCAAATCTATTTGTGCAATATTTTGAGTAATATGCTCTGCATCTTCGCACCCTTCACAATCATGCCCCGGTTTTCCAGTGGTGAGAACTAGGTTTTTCTCTTCATTTGCGACAAACGTATTCTTCAGGCTTTCGATTGGGATGGTTAAATTGTATTTATCTGATTCTATGACTAGGTTGTAGTCTACAGTAATTGGATTCTTAGTTATTCTTGTAATTTTTTGAAGAATCAGTAAATCGTCTTTTATATATACTGGTTTAACATTAAAGTTATTTTCGCTTGTCTTATTTATGATTTTTTTATCTCCCTTTTTTAATAGCTTATATTTTTTATCTCCAACATGGGAGTCTGATTCAATAATAAGATAAACATCCCAGGTATCATCTTCTCTAACAGTAATGTGACCTTCATAATAGCCGATATAATGGTAACTTCCAATTTTCACTTGACTCTTTAAGGTTGTCAAGCAAAGAAGGAAAACTAAAAATAACAAAACCTCTCTTTTCATAGTTCTTATCTTTATTTATAGATATACCACTTCATGTTTAAAAAACTTTCTGTTCCAATCCATCCTTGTCTTTTTTGATCTCCACCACATTCCATAGCAAATGGATAATCAATTGTAATACCTGAATAAATTGTTTGCATAGAGTTCCGAGTAGTATTTAAATCCTGATTATCTTCTTCATTATAAGGCAACAAAACAACCACATGACCAGAGGAGTAGTGTCCATCAGACCCTTGTGATTCATTTTTTCTAACCCCGATTATTAATGATCCCTGATCGGCCAGATTTTGTAAACTATTATAATCAGGAATACTATATTGATCACCTCCGTGTTCTACGGTTAAATCCTTTTCAATGCTTTCAAATTCGGTTATTTCTATATCACTTCGAAAGTCTTCTACTAATATGTTTGCATAACCCGCAGAATCAAATTCCTGAGCAATTTGAATATTATCTTCTATTAAAGGATCAACATAAGTTTGCTGGATAGATAAATAACTATCGTTGTGGTACCATCTTAAAAAATCACAATAAATATCATTGGCCTTACCTAAAGCCGTAATCTTTCCATTATAATTATTTAAGTGAATGGGATATAATACATCGGTTAAGGCTATTCTTCTAAATGCACGCCTTACGCACAAATTACATGTGGCAATGACATCAAGTAAGGAGTCTGATTCGATATCATCAATAACTTCTTCAACTTCTTGGCTGATACTATCTAGTTCAAAGGTTTGATAAATTCTTCCATACAAATAGTTTTTAAGCACATCAACATTCTCCGAATCAACATCAATTTCTAATACATGATACCCTCCTGTTCCGATACCTTCAAATCGCAAAGAAGTAAAATCTCCATCTTGTTGATAAATATTCTCCTCCGGTTCTTCCACGTATAACTCTGGGTTTATTTTGACTTCTCGATTGCGAGGATAAAACTCAATTTGAATCTGAATCGGATCTGCCTCTCCAAGCGCTACAGATGAATGATACAAAATGGAAGTACTGTAATTGTAGCTTACCTGACTATTTCCATTAGCATAAGCATTCTTTAATGTATCTAAAACCGCCATTATTTTGGATTTATTTACAATTACACCACTTTCCCCCTCCTCCACATCCTCAAAAATATGCCATCCACCTTCTGGGTTGTGTATGAAGTCCCATTGGTATTTCCAAAGTTCGGTGCCGGTTGAATAATCCATAAGATTATCTGTTTCTCCCTGAGGCAAAGTAAAGGAATTTTCTTCGGAAAACGTGTGGCGTAAATTAAAAACTCCGTGGCCAAGTTCATGCGCTACATCGCGGGTGGTGGCATCGGCGGTTACGAAGCCATATCGGGATTTGATGGGCATATAGCCGCGCACATCGCCGCCTTCGGTGATGCCGGGGATTACGAACAGGTAGGCCTGGCCCTGTTGCACGGGGTCGTACTGCATGCTGGCCAGAAACGATTCCCACACGGCGCGCATCTCGTTGCTGTAGTCGGTGTTGGGGCGCTCTATGAGGCCGTCGCCGTTTTCGTCCCAGTAGTTGATGTCCAGTGCGGGTAGGTACTCCACGTCCCAGCTGACTACGGCCTGCCCGTAAATGTCGTTGAGTGCGTCTTCGAACTGGGCTTCGGTGTAGTTGAGCTCGTAGCCACGGGGTCAGTGCAATAGAGATTTATTGTTCTTTTATATTCTTTGCCTTGATGCAAAGAACCAAAAATCAAGACCAAATTACGCTTCAGCCCGCTCTGTTCAAAGAATTAAATGACCAATAAAAGCTGAACAAGCCTCTTTTATGTCATTCATATCCTTTGAACATTCACTCCAACGCTGGCTCGCAAATTTGGTCTGGCCTGCCCGCAAAAAGTTTTTTAGTGTATTACTAACTTTTTATTGTAGCTTTTTGACCGGCCATGATGCAACGCCTGAACGATATTGCCACCTTCCAGGAAAAAGACCGCGAACACATTCTCTACACCCTCGATGCGATGATCCGTGATGTTAAGACAAGGCAGGCTTATTCGTAAAAAGTTCGGGAACCTACTACCATCTTATTTGTAGTTACGTAAGATTAGTTCTTACTCACAGCACACCGCACGGTAGCAGGGTATTATGTATTATTGTAATACTTTGATTTTGTTATAAATTGTCTTGTCCGTACGAATAATCTTCTTCAAAACTTTTTTATTTAGATGTTTGGTGAAAATTAAGCTATCTAAACCTTTTGAAGTAACGATTCTATTATTTTCATAGTGACGGCTCTTTATTAATATTGAATTATCAAGACATATATCTATTTTTTGCGATTGTTGTTTAAACCCAATCAATGGGTTTGATTCAATAGAAACACAATTTTTCATTTGAATACTCGATATTACTGTATCATACTTTCTAGTTATAATCATTTTTTGTTTGTCAAAAAACTGGGAAGAACTTATCCATTCTTCACCGACATCTCTTTTCGAGCCAATAACTTCACCAAAATAATATTTTAGAGTATCTGCTTTGATGCTGAACTTACCTTCATAAACAAAATGATTACTTATTTTTAATAAAAATAAGGAGTCATGTCTTTTTTCTTTTATTAAAACATAACAATTTCTTTTATCTTTTTCGATATTTTTATCTGTATAGAAACAAACAAAACAATTATCTCTTTCCTTACTTTGTTTCTGATTCTTGAGTAGGAATATAATACTAATTATTATAATCATTGACAAGATCGTTATACCAATCTTCAAAATATTCTTCATAATATTCTTCAAATTCATTCATTAAAAATATTTGTACAATTTCAACTGAACTTTTATTGTACTTATTTTGAAAATAGTCATCAATTTCTTCATAGGTACCAATTGGGTTAGAATATTGTCGTAATTCCGTTTTTAACTCATCGAATATTTCTTCTTTTTTATTAGGATTCAATGCCAAAAGCTGTTTTATGAATTCAGTCATTTCTTGATTTTCTCCTTCTAGAAATTCTGCATGATCCTTACTACCCATTACACCCGAACCTTCAAGCATTCCAGTATAGATTATTCTATTTAACGCTAGTGCAATATCTTCATCACTATATACATTAATATTTTCTAATATGTTCTTTGCGATAAGGTATTTATTTTTTCCATGAATGAAAGCCTCATGACTAAAGGAGTAGGCTCCTTCGATACCTTGGCTTAGCCCTTCATAAAACTGAATAAAAAAACAAATTTTTAAATTCAAAATATCTTCTTGAGAAATCTCCGAAACACTAATCCATTCCTCTCCGTTATAATACTTCAAAGAATGACTAAATTTATATTTGAGCCATTTTTTTGCTGCTAGATTTGTGTACAAAGGAAAAACTGACGAATTACGTAGAGTAAAAATATTTACAAATGTTTTACCTAACTCCGTTTGATAAAAAAGGTTAAAGCCGTCATTTTCAAAAATGTCTGAATTACTATTTATGCTGCCATTGTAAGTTATAAATGAGCCATTTTCTATCTCTATCATTCCCTCTTCCACATCTTCAAAGATGTGCCAACCGCCTTCGGGGTTGTGGATGAAGTCCCATTGGTATTTCCAAAGTTCGGTGCCGGTTGAATAATCCATAAGATTATCTGTTTCTCCCTGAGGCAAAGTAAAGGAATTTTCTTCGGAAAACGTGTGGCGTAAATTAAAAACTCCGTGGCCAAGTTCATGCGCTACAGCGCGGGTGGTGGCATCGGCGGTTACGAAGCCATATCGGGATTTGATGGGCATATAGCCGCGCACATCGCCGCCTTCGGTGATGCCGGGGATTACGAACAGGTAGGCCTGGCCCTGTTGCACGGGGTCGTACTGCATGCTGGCCAGAAACGATTCCCACACGGCGCGCATCTCGTTGCTGTAGTCGGTGTTGGGGCGCTCTATGAGGCCGTCGCCGTTTTCGTCCCAATAGTTGATGTCCAGCGCGGGCAGGTATTCCACATCCCAGCTTACCACGGCCTGGCCGTAAATGTCGTTGAGGGCGTCCCGGAGATCCTACTCGGTTTTAATGTGGGAAACTGGCTATTTTTTCTCCTGCTCCACCTCCACCTCCATAATTAACTCTACGCGTTTTTTGTCCTTGGGGGATATAACAACCTGATCATTGCTAAGTTCATAAAATTGGTTACGTTCCACCATTTCATGATACCAATCAAACTGCCCAAAGAAATCTTGTAAATCTTTACTAGAAAACTGATAGCCCTGCCGAGCAAAAAAAGCGTTGCGAAGTGTTCGCAATTGGCCTTTGGATAGTTTTTCTAATTCTGCCAGAGAGGCCTCATAAAGGAGATCTTCAGTAATAAATGTGTTTTCAAATCGCTTTTGGCTGTTGGGCAGGTTGGCATGAAACGCCAAAGGTAGAATTTCGCGTGTATTGTCTTCAATGTAACCTGTTTGTGGTATTTCAGGCATTTCAGTGAGCTTATACCTGTGATCTAAACCAACTTTGACATTATCCAACAAATACTCCTTTCCCTCATACTTCACCTTCTGTGTGGGTAGCTTTTTTTCTACCGGGGCATACGTCCTCTGATTAATATTATAAAACACTTGCTTACCCCGTCCTTTGACAGGCACTGTAAGCAACACAATACTATCGTTTAGTGGCAACCAACCATCTGAGATAAATTCAACCAGCAACTCGGGATTGTTCCAAGCGCCAATTTTTACTCGGTATAAATCTACGGGGGTGGGCGTTGCTTTGTCTTCTGCGATATGGTTACTGTCAAAATAAATAAAACTTTTCGAACAATATGTTTTTTTCACAACTAAAGGTAAATTGATCAATGATACAGAATCATCAAAGTTTATGAGTTTTGCGAAAGGGTACTTATAAAAACCAGACCAAATAAGATTATTAGTTCTTTTTATATGAGATAGGGATGATGATATACCACCAGCAAAACCCCCGTTAATTACATTCCTGCTCTTGTTATTCACAATAGCATACTGATTATAATAATTTGAACTAAACGTGCTATAAATACGCATACTATCATTAAGAAATAATATATTACCTAACTCTTCTGGCTCTATAACATTTCTCATAATAAAGCCTATATGTTTTTTGCTCATTAATTGAATATCATAAATCCCTCCTGGGATGGCTCCATTTTCTTTTGTTTCATTATCATTAATGTTTTTTCTAATACACTGAAATACTGAGCTCTTATTTTTAATTCCAATATGATTAAATTCATATAGTTTATAATTGATTACAGGTGATTGTGCATAAATATTAGATAATTTTAACAAAACAACACACCAGATTATTAATTTTCTATTTTTCATATTTATACCATTTAAATGCAAGAATACTTGTTTTGTCTTCAAAAGGTCTTATTTCTTTTTGTCCCTGACCACATTCAAGGGAAATGGGCAGTGTAATAATATTGTTTGATGGTAATTCATGGGCTCTATTAATATCAGATCTCTCATTAAGGCTTTCAGGCATCAAGACAACCACATGCCCGCTCCCTCCAGAATTATTTTTAACACCAACGATTATAGTTCCTTCATTGGCTTGTTCCTGCAGATTGTCAAAATCCGGATAATCGCACCCATCTGTATTGGGTATCTGTTCAAAGCTTGAAATTTCTTCATTTTCAAGACCATCATACATATCATTTGCCTGACCATCATTTTTCACTTCACCACTAAAAATTTTATCTGCAGTAGCCCACCATCTTCCATCAGAAGCAACACTATCATAATATAAGGCACCTCCAATATCACTATACATACTTTTTTTGGTAGGAAATAAAACTGAATCACCTTTGTGAAGATATAAATAGCTTCTAAGTCCGAGATTGCAACCCATGCCATTTCCAACCATACCTTCTACCAAACTAACGGCAGAGTCAGCATTTACTTGCATTTCTTGAATATCAATACCAAACAAATAGTTTTTAAGCGTGTCAATATCTTCAGCTGTAACATAAACATGAAAATAAGCATCTTCATAGGTATCATACATAGGAACATATTTTTCAAATTTAATGGGAATAACTTCAACATTCTCATCTGTATAGGGTATATTTTTCGTAGTTACATTTCCTAGATCATATCTATCAGAAGCTATCTCTTTTTTACCTTCATCATAATTTGTTAATGGAGCATCAATCATTATGTAATCGTAGGTTTTGTCTCCGAGTTCAACATTTTCGGCAAAAGCATATATCTCTTTATTAAATTGAAGATAGTAATTAAGTGCTCCTCCATTAATATTTGAATGCTTTATTTCTTCAATAACGGAGAATACTTCATCCAAGTTATTTTGAGGATAAACGATCTCCCCCTCTTCCACCTCTTCAAAGATGTGCCAGCCGCCTTCGGGGTTGTGGATGAAGTCCCATTGGTATTTCCAAAGTTCGGTGCCGGTTGAATAATCCATAAGATTATCTGTTTCTCCCTGAGGCAAAGTAAAGGAATTTTCTTCGGAAAACGTGTGGCGTAAATTAAAAACTCCGTGGCCAAGTTCATGCGCTACATCGCGGGTGGTGGCATCGGCGGTTACGAAGCCATATCGGGATTTGATGGGCATATAGCCGCGCACATCGCCGCCTTCGGTGATGCCGGGGATTACGAACAGGTAGGCCTGGCCCTGTTGCACGGGGTCGTACTGCATGCTGGCCAGAAACGATTCCCACACGGCGCGCATCTCGTTGCTGTAGTCGGTGTTGGGGCGCTCTATGAGGCCGTCGCCGTTTTCGTCCCAATAGTTGATGTCCAGCGCGGGCAGGTATTCCACGTCCCAGCTGACTACGGCCTGCCCGTAAATGTCGTTGAGTGCGTCTTCGAACTGGGCTTCGGTGTAGTTGAGCTCGTAGCCACGGGGTCAGTGCAATAGAGATTTATTGTTCTTTTATATTCTTTGCCTTGATGCAAAGAACCAAAAATCAAGACCAAATTACGCTTCAGCCCGCTCTGTTCAAAGAATTAAATGACCAATAAAAGCTGAACAAGCCTCTTTTATGTCATTCATATCCTTTGAACATTCACTCCAACGCTGGCTCGCAAATTTGGTCTGGCCTGCCCGCAAAAAGTTTTTTAGTGTATTACTAACTTTTTATTGTAGCTTTTTGACCGGCCATGATGCAACGCCTGAACGATATTGCCACCTTCCGGGAAAAAGACCGCGAACACATTCTCTACACCCTCGATGCGATGATCCGCGACGTTAAGACAAGGCAGGCTTATTCGTAAAAGGTGCGGGAACTAGTTTACTCCTTCTTTTGCGGCCTGATTACCTCTG is a window of Salinivirga cyanobacteriivorans DNA encoding:
- a CDS encoding YARHG domain-containing protein, with the translated sequence MKREVLLFLVFLLCLTTLKSQVKIGSYHYIGYYEGHITVREDDTWDVYLIIESDSHVGDKKYKLLKKGDKKIINKTSENNFNVKPVYIKDDLLILQKITRITKNPITVDYNLVIESDKYNLTIPIESLKNTFVANEEKNLVLTTGKPGHDCEGCEDAEHITQNIAQIDLTKKNPELENIGIRGKYLQIINEHLYFHQYFEAFDYDKKYNLYRVPLRKWNETELVFRQTYYDCYVFPNEKYLFASIFNPDRNNVDFILYDMNSKSYEFLKDIDSIYVPPYPYEKWKYSSSAGASMYSYKHETPFLALGQYRYIKDIPKTYTKKYRVLRAFYKKDGRTIYRGYEAFEDLPKKVNLDVPLKELRDHNFPRSPKPFFGTFITDELMYNATKEELSKLSSKKLRLLRNAFFARLGYGFESEDLQEFFMQFNWYENSLDRKKLTNNEIIVPPQDKKRVELIMGVEQGK
- a CDS encoding YARHG domain-containing protein, with translation MKNRKLIIWCVVLLKLSNIYAQSPVINYKLYEFNHIGIKNKSSVFQCIRKNINDNETKENGAIPGGIYDIQLMSKKHIGFIMRNVIEPEELGNILFLNDSMRIYSTFSSNYYNQYAIVNNKSRNVINGGFAGGISSSLSHIKRTNNLIWSGFYKYPFAKLINFDDSVSLINLPLVVKKTYCSKSFIYFDSNHIAEDKATPTPVDLYRVKIGAWNNPELLVEFISDGWLPLNDSIVLLTVPVKGRGKQVFYNINQRTYAPVEKKLPTQKVKYEGKEYLLDNVKVGLDHRYKLTEMPEIPQTGYIEDNTREILPLAFHANLPNSQKRFENTFITEDLLYEASLAELEKLSKGQLRTLRNAFFARQGYQFSSKDLQDFFGQFDWYHEMVERNQFYELSNDQVVISPKDKKRVELIMEVEVEQEKK